GCCGTGCAGTACGACGCCTGCGGCAGGGGCGCCGCGGGCCTCAAGGTAACCGCACCCCGGCCGCTTCCTCCTGTTCCCCCGACCCACCCAACCCCTGCTAGCTTTCTAATGAAGCGCGGCCGCGGATTAGTGATTCCTTAGTGCTGAGGATGGCGAGATTATTCAATTGGTGGATGTGGCAGGTCATGGCCCCTGTTGGTTTTAGCTAATAATACGACCGGATCGGCGCTCGCAATCAGGAGGCGCTTCGCGTGATGGCTGGTTGGTTTTTTTTTAGTGCTAGCTGCTAACTAGTTGGTCAGTTGCCGCGGCCCTTGTCCCCTGTTTGGAAAATCGCAGTCGGTTGACCAGATTCTGCCGTGCTACTAATAGCGTCGTCTTTCTATATTGCGGCTTGCATGAGGCCAAGCGTGTAGCGCTAGTAGATGGCTGAACGACGTCGCAGTCGGATTGCGCAATACAtgctttttttcttctttttctgcAGAGAAGAGCCTTGCAGGTTATCTTCCCGTCCTATCGCGCCCACGAAGCAGTCATCAGGTTTAGAGGAACAACGCTAATCTGCTACAGTTTGTGGCCCACATCGAATAACCAATTGTGTGGCTCGCTGATGACTAGTCCCTCGTAGTGAATTGGGTCTGTTACTCTCTTGCTGATGATTGGTTATACACACACGGGAAAACTAATTTGATGAGGGGAATTTAGTTGATTCCTCAACTTTTGATTCTGTTGCTACATAGTCACCAAAATTTTGAAAAGGTCTCTATCTATCTTTAATTCAAAATAAAGTCATCTCTCTACTAATTCTGAAATGTCTCTAATGCAGCTTGTGGAAGTTCCTGTCCCTGCGGCAAAGAAGAATGAGCTTCTGCTGAAGCTGGAAGCAGCAAGCATCAATCCGGTGGACTGGAAGGTACAGAAAGGGATGCTACGCCCTTTCCTGCCTCGCAAACTGCCTTTTATCCCAGGTAATCATCCTTATTCCTCGCTGTCATTGGGCCTCATGCGCTCGTTTGGTACTGGTGGCTGAATTTGACTTGGACCAACAATTGGCCATTTTTTTCACTGTATCTGTTAGTTCACCCTCTTTTACAAATCAATATGTGGTTGTTCATTGTTATTATGTAAGTCTATTATGTTTATGTTTGGGTCTAACTTGAGCTTGTGTGAGTACTATTTATGTTCTTTCTCATTTCTGATGACTGGTAATGATGATGTGTACCCTGACAGAGGTATCAAACATTGCTTTGCCCATGTAATTTAGGAACCTGGTTCCACTTACATATTATTGTGATTGTACTCCACTATTACATTATTAGTGTCTGTTTCACCCTTTTTGTGTTTATGAAAAAATCCTGAGCATAGAAATTTGTATCATAAAAGAGAAACTGAGCAAACACTAAAGGGTAATGCTTTCTTCAACTTCTTTAAGGCTGTTGCATCTTTTGGCTTCTTGGAAAGAACCTTATATTAACAAATGAGCAATAGCCACTTTTCTTTACTAGCTGCATCCGGATGAAGGGTGTGAGTTCTGTGGGATACTTTGCTGGTTCTCTGCTCATGCAACCTGTAGTTGTCCTGTGGCGGCCTCGTTTCTGTGTGCAGTAATATGATAATACTATCCTATCATGTGGATCCTTTCATACAGTATTTTGAGAAATTACATAATCAGTTCTGCTAATCCCTCCTCCACCTTCTGCAGTGACTGATGTGGCAGGAGTTGTGGTTGATGTCGGTCCAGGAGTCAATGGATTCCAGGCTGGAGATCAAGTTGTTGCCATGCTGAACTCATTTGTAAGCACGCTTCACTCCTGCTAATACCACTATGTTATTTTAAGTTCTAAGACATCAACTCAATTCCCAAAGGCATTGTCGCATGTGATGCACTTTTTAGTAGTTTGAAGCTGTATATCGGATTGCTAGATATGTTGATGTTTTCAATATGGCTTCATATTTTTTGGAAGGTGAAGTTATGTTCTAACTCATGTTAACACTGTGCCATTTTAACAGTATGGAGGTGGACTTGCGGAGTACGCTGTGGCATCTGAAAATCTGACCGTCAAGAGGCCTCCTCAGGTGTCCGCTGCTGAAGGCGCAGGGCTGCCCATCGCAGCCGGCACTGCGCTCCAGGCTTTGAGGACCATTGGCGCCAAGTTTGACGGAACTGGCAGGCCCTTAAATGTGCTGATCACCGCAGCATCGGGTGGTGTCGGGCTCTACGCCGTGCAGCTCGCAAAGCTGGCAGGTCTCCACGTCACTGCCACCTGTGGCGCGCGCAATGTGGAGCTGGTGAAGAGCCTGGGCGCGGACGAGGTGCTCGACTACAGGACGGCGGAGGGCGCCAGCCTGCAGAGCCCGTCAGGGAAGAAGTACGATGGCGTCGTCCACTGCACAGTTGGGATCAGCTGGTTGACGTTCGAGCCCGTTCTTGCCAACACCGGGAGGGTTATCGACATCACCCCGAACTTCACCGCCATCCTCAAGTCGGCGCTGCACAAGGTGACGTTCGCCAGCAAGCGGCTGGTGCCCCTGCTCCTGTCTCCTAACAAGGCTGACCTGGAGTTCCTGGTCGGGCTGCTGAAGGATGGCAAGATGAAGACGCTGATCGACTCCAGGTTCCCGCTGAGCGAGGCCAGCAAGGCTTGGGGGAAGAGCATCGAGGGCCACGCCACAGGCAAGATCATCGTCCAGATGGAAGGCTGATCGGTTATACCACCATTAACAACAGCAGGGAGAAGTATAAGGTAGCTGGCTATAGACATTACAGGGTTGACGGACAAGTAGTAGCAGGGTGTCTGGGTATGGCTTCGTCGTACAGAATATTGGTGTGAGGATAGATGTTTATAGGATTGTGCTTGTTTCTTGTTTTTGCTTGTGAGGATGATGAGTTTCTCGAGCAGGTTGGGGGTTGTGGATTTGCACAGTTGATCATTAGACTTGTTTTCGCATCGTAGTATCTCGCAGAACATGTTCCGGTCTATTAGACTTGTTTTTCTTTTGGGTGTTAGCATGGGACTTTTTGGTGGATATTTTGCAGATAGTTGGCACGGCACGACATACTTGATGCCTTAAATAAAATGTGCTTGTGAATGAAATTTCTTGCGGAACATCGTAGTTGGCACGGCACGAAATACTTGGTAACGTGACATTCTAACATTACAAATCATTTAACTTCGTGTGAATGAACGGCAAAATAGCAGGCCTATTTCGTTTCTCGGTTTAATTTCTTCGCAGTCAAAATTTCACGGCTAACACTGGCAAGTAGGATTATTGCCAGAAGAGCGGGTACGATTTCAGCACTTCAAAGAGAGAGATTAGGAAatctaaaaaaaaaaagaagtttTGTAACTAAAAGGGTTGAATTGAACAACTGCCCTAGTTCAAGGGGCGAAGGAAGCAAATTAACAGGGCTAGTAATTGGGTTGACAAGGTAAACCCAAGTAGAAGTAGTAAACCTACATATAAGTAGATAACTATGGTATAATTTTCGCGGTAAAAGATATAACACGAAGGAAAATACATTTAAACTTCTAGGGCTTGAATGCACGAAAATGGCTCAAAACCAAATGGACAACTATAGCGTTTCAACTTTCAATGAATGATTCGTACAATCTGTAGCTCACAACCTTTTGGAGCAATATTTGCCGCCTGCTTAGAGGACGACGACAAGGCACGTTTGGGTATTTCACAAGAAAGCTTTATTCGATTGAGACAAAGGTTTTCAAATGAGGATAGATTAACTGGT
The sequence above is drawn from the Panicum hallii strain FIL2 chromosome 7, PHallii_v3.1, whole genome shotgun sequence genome and encodes:
- the LOC112899300 gene encoding chloroplast envelope quinone oxidoreductase homolog, whose protein sequence is MATAAATKVPATMRAVQYDACGRGAAGLKLVEVPVPAAKKNELLLKLEAASINPVDWKVQKGMLRPFLPRKLPFIPVTDVAGVVVDVGPGVNGFQAGDQVVAMLNSFYGGGLAEYAVASENLTVKRPPQVSAAEGAGLPIAAGTALQALRTIGAKFDGTGRPLNVLITAASGGVGLYAVQLAKLAGLHVTATCGARNVELVKSLGADEVLDYRTAEGASLQSPSGKKYDGVVHCTVGISWLTFEPVLANTGRVIDITPNFTAILKSALHKVTFASKRLVPLLLSPNKADLEFLVGLLKDGKMKTLIDSRFPLSEASKAWGKSIEGHATGKIIVQMEG